A DNA window from Planctomycetota bacterium contains the following coding sequences:
- a CDS encoding hydroxyacid dehydrogenase: MTVFSRSNSNPNSIPRSTVRVLVADAFGDHGVRALQDLGCEVLHEPDLAAKDLAKRLADTQSEVLVVRETSVSAEAIEASPKLALVVQAGAGVDEIDLGAASRRGVFVANCPGRNANAVAELAWAHILACDRRLPDQVIEMRKGLWKRKEFLQAAGLHGRTLGVVGLGQVGMEIARRAKAFGMSVVAWSRHLTEEKADAAGVHFCANIVNLAKLADVVSVSLAVNEETDGLIGEKFLNALKPNSILVNTSSGRVIDEAALAAAVKSRGIRAGLDVFAHEPEKDDDRFEEPLAKMAGVYGTFHIGASTTQAALAVAAETVRVIREWLESGSAPNCVNRARSTPATTLLSVRHLNRPGVLAHVFYTLGQAGINAEEMENIIYEGGEAALARIHLNQTPTEEQMNTIRRNANVLSASIASIASKP; encoded by the coding sequence ATGACCGTCTTTTCCCGCAGCAACTCGAATCCGAACTCCATTCCGCGCAGCACGGTGCGGGTGCTGGTCGCCGACGCCTTCGGCGATCATGGCGTCCGCGCGCTTCAGGACCTGGGCTGCGAAGTCCTCCACGAGCCCGATCTGGCCGCCAAGGACCTGGCCAAGCGACTGGCGGACACCCAGAGTGAAGTGCTGGTGGTGCGCGAAACGTCCGTGAGCGCCGAGGCCATCGAGGCGAGCCCCAAGCTGGCGCTGGTGGTGCAGGCCGGCGCGGGCGTCGATGAAATTGACTTGGGTGCGGCGAGCCGGCGCGGTGTCTTCGTAGCCAACTGCCCTGGCCGCAACGCCAACGCCGTCGCCGAGCTGGCCTGGGCGCACATTCTCGCCTGCGACCGGCGCCTGCCCGACCAGGTGATCGAGATGCGCAAGGGACTCTGGAAGCGCAAGGAATTTCTGCAGGCGGCGGGGCTGCACGGTCGAACGCTCGGTGTGGTCGGTCTGGGCCAGGTGGGCATGGAGATCGCCCGGCGGGCCAAGGCTTTCGGCATGAGCGTGGTGGCGTGGAGCCGTCATCTCACCGAAGAGAAAGCCGACGCAGCGGGCGTGCACTTCTGCGCCAACATCGTCAATCTGGCCAAGCTGGCCGACGTGGTCAGCGTGAGCCTGGCCGTGAACGAGGAGACCGACGGGCTGATCGGCGAGAAATTCCTCAACGCCCTCAAGCCCAACTCGATTTTGGTGAATACCTCCAGCGGCCGCGTGATCGATGAGGCCGCGCTGGCGGCGGCGGTCAAGAGCCGCGGCATCCGCGCCGGTCTGGACGTTTTCGCCCATGAGCCGGAGAAGGACGACGATCGTTTCGAGGAGCCGCTCGCCAAGATGGCGGGCGTCTATGGAACCTTTCACATCGGAGCCTCGACCACGCAGGCGGCCCTGGCGGTCGCGGCGGAGACGGTGCGGGTGATCCGCGAATGGCTGGAGAGCGGCTCGGCCCCCAACTGCGTCAACCGCGCCCGCTCGACGCCGGCGACCACGCTGCTTTCGGTGCGGCACCTGAACCGGCCCGGCGTGCTGGCGCATGTCTTCTACACATTGGGCCAGGCAGGCATCAACGCCGAGGAGATGGAGAACATCATCTACGAGGGAGGCGAGGCGGCGCTGGCCCGCATCCACCTGAACCAGACGCCGACCGAGGAGCAGATGAACACCATCCGCCGCAACGCCAACGTGCTCAGTGCCAGCATCGCATCGATCGCGAGCAAGCCGTGA
- the serC gene encoding 3-phosphoserine/phosphohydroxythreonine transaminase — MIHATHTGAQAGAVRPLPGGRVYNFSAGPAGMPLEVLEQLRSDLIDLERGGAGILEISHRGTLFEKVLAQSEAAFRKVGNIPDDYAVLFLPGGATQQFGMLPMNFLPDGGSADYPDTGVWASKAIADAKLVGRVNEIWKGKECGYRRTPRPGELKTTPGSTYLHYCSNNTVYGTRWVAPPKPAAGAWLARDASSDIYAEPLDLTGCSFLYASAQKNLGPSGMTMVVMHRDLVKAPVRTLPSMMRYDEHVHAASRLNTPPTFGIHAVGVMCEWILRQGGLAEMARRSRTRCDLVMRAIKDSKGFWIANAEPECQSLVNVLFHAADPKHEAAFLEEAAGAGLDALAGHRATGGMRASMYNAMPVAGAKALADLMVDFARRHG, encoded by the coding sequence GTGATCCATGCCACGCACACTGGTGCTCAGGCCGGCGCCGTGCGACCGCTGCCCGGCGGCCGCGTCTACAACTTTTCCGCGGGTCCCGCCGGCATGCCGCTGGAGGTTCTCGAGCAGTTGCGCTCCGATCTGATCGACCTTGAGCGCGGCGGCGCCGGCATCCTGGAGATTTCCCATCGCGGAACCTTGTTTGAAAAGGTCCTCGCTCAGAGCGAGGCGGCCTTCCGCAAGGTCGGCAACATCCCCGACGATTACGCGGTGCTCTTTCTTCCCGGAGGCGCGACGCAGCAATTCGGCATGCTGCCGATGAATTTCCTGCCCGACGGCGGCAGCGCGGACTATCCGGACACGGGTGTGTGGGCCTCTAAGGCGATCGCGGACGCCAAGCTGGTCGGGCGCGTCAACGAAATCTGGAAGGGGAAAGAGTGCGGATATCGCCGCACGCCTCGGCCGGGTGAGCTCAAGACCACGCCGGGCTCGACCTACCTGCACTACTGCTCCAACAACACCGTCTATGGAACGCGGTGGGTCGCGCCGCCCAAGCCCGCCGCCGGCGCCTGGCTGGCCCGCGACGCCAGCAGCGACATCTACGCCGAGCCGCTGGACCTGACCGGCTGTTCTTTCCTCTACGCCTCCGCGCAGAAGAATCTTGGCCCCTCGGGCATGACCATGGTGGTGATGCACCGCGACCTGGTGAAGGCGCCGGTGCGCACGCTGCCCAGCATGATGCGCTACGACGAACATGTGCACGCCGCCAGCCGGCTGAACACGCCGCCCACCTTCGGCATTCATGCCGTCGGCGTGATGTGCGAGTGGATCCTCCGCCAGGGCGGGCTCGCGGAAATGGCCCGGCGCTCGCGGACCCGCTGCGACCTGGTGATGCGGGCCATCAAGGATTCCAAGGGATTCTGGATCGCCAACGCCGAGCCCGAATGCCAGAGCCTGGTGAATGTTCTTTTCCACGCCGCCGATCCGAAGCACGAGGCCGCCTTCCTGGAGGAGGCGGCCGGAGCCGGGCTCGACGCGCTGGCCGGCCATCGCGCCACCGGCGGCATGCGCGCCAGCATGTACAACGCCATGCCCGTGGCGGGGGCCAAGGCGCTGGCCGACCTCATGGTCGACTTCGCGCGGCGGCACGGTTGA
- the sthA gene encoding Si-specific NAD(P)(+) transhydrogenase — translation MAESFEYDLVVIGSGPAGQRAAVQASKLGKRVCVVEKAPSIGGACIHSATIPSKTFREAVRSLTRRSITLSMHALGTRPVRPTMEALLSRVDMVVDRESEVVHDQFDRNDVEIVPGLGRFVSPHEINVEGVDINRALHTSFALIATGSRAATPVKMIPDLECIFTSDTILSIPKIPRTMVVIGAGVIGIEYASMFAQIGVQVTVLDKVDRPISFMETELVDELVHQMRKKGVTFRLNEEVASVTRTNGEKPTVNIEMRSGKRIVADVVLSSAGRQGNIEGLDLDRIGIAADERGRIKVDPRYRTTVENIYAAGDVIGAPGLAATSYEQGRIAACDMFGLSHGGVPSHWPYGIYAVPELSMVGATEQELTRDAVPYEIGVSRYSESARGQIRGDDQGVLKLIFHRDSRKLLGVHCIGSQATEIVHIGQAVLALGGGLDYFVNTVFNYPTFAECYKVAALNALNRFRAVEAESTTK, via the coding sequence ATGGCCGAGTCCTTTGAATATGACCTGGTGGTGATCGGCAGCGGTCCGGCAGGGCAGCGCGCCGCGGTGCAGGCCAGCAAGCTCGGCAAGCGCGTCTGCGTGGTGGAGAAGGCCCCGAGCATCGGCGGCGCCTGCATTCATTCCGCGACGATTCCCAGCAAGACCTTTCGCGAGGCGGTCCGCAGCCTGACCCGCCGCAGCATCACGCTGAGCATGCACGCCCTGGGCACGCGGCCGGTGCGCCCCACGATGGAGGCGCTGCTGAGTCGCGTCGACATGGTGGTCGACCGAGAGAGCGAGGTCGTGCACGACCAGTTCGACCGCAACGACGTCGAGATCGTGCCCGGCCTGGGCCGCTTCGTCTCGCCCCATGAGATCAATGTCGAGGGAGTGGACATCAACCGCGCGCTGCACACCTCGTTCGCGCTGATCGCCACGGGCAGTCGCGCCGCCACGCCGGTGAAGATGATCCCGGACCTCGAATGCATCTTCACCAGCGACACCATTTTGTCGATACCCAAGATCCCGCGTACCATGGTCGTGATCGGCGCCGGCGTGATCGGCATCGAATACGCCAGCATGTTCGCCCAGATCGGCGTGCAGGTGACGGTGCTGGACAAGGTGGACCGGCCGATTTCCTTCATGGAGACGGAGCTGGTGGACGAGCTGGTCCATCAGATGCGCAAGAAAGGCGTGACCTTCCGCCTGAACGAGGAGGTGGCCAGCGTGACCCGGACCAACGGCGAGAAGCCGACGGTCAACATCGAGATGCGCAGCGGCAAGCGGATCGTGGCCGATGTCGTGCTCAGCAGCGCGGGCCGGCAGGGCAACATCGAGGGGCTCGACCTGGACCGGATCGGCATCGCGGCCGACGAGCGCGGGCGCATCAAGGTGGACCCGCGCTACCGGACAACCGTTGAAAATATCTACGCTGCCGGCGACGTCATCGGCGCGCCGGGCCTGGCGGCCACCAGCTACGAGCAGGGGCGCATCGCCGCCTGCGACATGTTCGGCCTCTCTCATGGAGGCGTACCCAGCCACTGGCCCTACGGCATTTACGCGGTGCCGGAGCTGAGCATGGTGGGGGCCACCGAGCAGGAGCTGACTCGCGACGCCGTGCCTTATGAGATTGGCGTTTCCCGCTATTCCGAAAGCGCCCGCGGGCAGATCCGCGGCGACGACCAGGGCGTGCTCAAGCTCATCTTCCACCGCGATTCGCGCAAGCTGCTGGGCGTGCATTGCATCGGCAGCCAGGCGACGGAGATCGTGCACATCGGCCAGGCGGTGCTGGCCCTGGGCGGCGGGCTGGACTACTTCGTGAACACGGTCTTCAACTATCCGACCTTCGCCGAGTGCTACAAGGTGGCGGCGCTGAACGCGCTGAACCGCTTCCGCGCCGTGGAAGCTGAATCGACGACGAAATAA
- the acs gene encoding acetate--CoA ligase → MKSTGGIQSIQNDSAVFQASKEFAASTGTLHVPDMAAYQKLHEQAIKEPEKFWGDIAKQFHWYKPWSKVLEWKCPDAKWFSGGTTNACFNAVDRIVAEGHGNDVAILWEGEPAGADGDSPEIRKITYAELQSEVCRIANALKHMGVRKGDVVTLYMGMVPELAFAVLACARIGAPHSVIFGGFAASAIVDRVHDAGSKVILTCDGAWRRGSVVPLKENVDKACEQLPEVKNVLVLRRCGNKITLHGGRDQWWHEAVAKESESCPCEPMEAEDLLFLLYTSGSTGKPKGIRHTTGGYMVYTAYTAKLTFNLLPNAKQVFWCTADIGWVTGHSYVIYGILPNRVTTLMFEGAPNAPKEDRFWRIIQRHKVTHFYTAPTAIRAFMKWGDALPAAHDLSSLQLLGSVGEPINPEAWMWYREKIGHDRCPIMDTFWQTESGGHLITPLPGCTPLKPGSCTLPFPGVDAAIVDEQGNELSPNSGGLLVIRKPWPGMLRGIHGDRDRFIETYWKRIPGMYLAGDGARRDGDGFFWIMGRIDDVLNVSGHRLGTAEVESSLVGSKMVVEAAVVGMPHEIKGTGIAAFCVPHPDFAHAADDSLRQMLMEHVAGDIGAIARPDMIRFTNGLPKTRSGKIMRRLLRDVAAGKETTQDVTTLEDFNVLAKLRESEE, encoded by the coding sequence ATGAAGAGCACCGGCGGAATCCAGAGCATTCAGAATGATTCGGCTGTTTTTCAGGCTTCGAAGGAGTTTGCCGCGTCGACCGGCACGCTCCATGTCCCGGACATGGCGGCCTATCAAAAGCTGCACGAGCAGGCCATCAAGGAGCCGGAAAAATTCTGGGGCGACATCGCCAAACAATTCCACTGGTACAAGCCGTGGAGCAAGGTGCTGGAATGGAAATGCCCCGACGCCAAATGGTTTTCAGGCGGCACCACCAATGCGTGCTTCAACGCCGTGGACCGCATCGTGGCCGAAGGCCATGGAAACGACGTGGCGATCCTCTGGGAGGGCGAACCAGCCGGCGCCGATGGAGACTCGCCCGAGATCCGAAAAATCACCTACGCCGAGCTGCAGAGTGAAGTCTGCCGCATCGCCAACGCGCTCAAGCACATGGGCGTGCGCAAAGGTGATGTGGTCACGCTCTACATGGGGATGGTGCCGGAACTCGCCTTCGCCGTGCTGGCCTGCGCCCGCATCGGCGCGCCGCACAGCGTCATCTTCGGCGGATTCGCAGCCAGCGCCATCGTTGATCGCGTGCATGACGCGGGCAGCAAGGTCATCCTCACCTGCGACGGCGCGTGGCGGCGCGGCTCAGTGGTTCCGCTGAAGGAGAATGTCGACAAGGCCTGCGAGCAACTGCCGGAAGTCAAGAATGTCCTGGTGCTCCGGCGCTGCGGAAACAAGATCACCCTGCACGGCGGGCGCGATCAATGGTGGCACGAGGCGGTCGCAAAGGAATCAGAATCATGCCCCTGCGAACCGATGGAGGCCGAGGATCTGCTCTTCCTGCTCTACACCTCGGGAAGCACCGGAAAACCCAAGGGAATCCGCCACACCACCGGCGGCTACATGGTCTACACCGCCTACACGGCGAAACTGACTTTCAACCTGCTTCCGAATGCCAAACAAGTTTTCTGGTGCACCGCCGACATCGGTTGGGTCACCGGCCACAGCTATGTGATCTACGGCATCCTTCCCAACCGCGTCACGACTCTGATGTTTGAGGGCGCGCCCAACGCGCCGAAAGAAGACCGCTTCTGGCGAATCATTCAGCGCCACAAGGTCACGCATTTCTACACCGCCCCCACCGCGATTCGCGCCTTCATGAAGTGGGGCGACGCGCTGCCCGCGGCGCATGATCTCTCCAGCCTGCAACTGCTCGGATCGGTCGGCGAGCCCATCAACCCCGAGGCGTGGATGTGGTACCGCGAAAAGATCGGCCATGACCGCTGCCCGATCATGGACACCTTCTGGCAGACCGAGAGCGGCGGACACCTCATCACGCCGCTGCCGGGGTGCACGCCGCTGAAGCCCGGGTCATGCACGCTGCCCTTCCCCGGCGTGGACGCGGCCATCGTCGACGAGCAGGGCAACGAGCTGTCGCCGAACTCGGGCGGGCTGCTGGTCATCCGCAAGCCCTGGCCGGGCATGCTGCGGGGCATCCACGGCGACCGCGATCGCTTCATCGAGACCTACTGGAAGCGGATTCCCGGCATGTACCTCGCGGGTGACGGGGCGCGGCGCGACGGCGACGGATTCTTCTGGATCATGGGCCGAATTGACGATGTGCTCAACGTCAGCGGTCACCGCCTTGGAACTGCGGAAGTGGAGAGCAGCCTGGTGGGCAGCAAGATGGTCGTCGAGGCGGCCGTGGTCGGCATGCCCCACGAGATCAAGGGCACGGGCATCGCCGCGTTCTGCGTGCCGCACCCGGACTTCGCCCACGCGGCCGACGACTCGCTGCGCCAGATGCTGATGGAGCATGTCGCGGGCGACATCGGCGCGATCGCGCGGCCCGACATGATCCGCTTCACCAACGGGCTGCCCAAGACTCGCTCGGGAAAAATCATGCGCCGCCTTCTGCGCGACGTCGCCGCCGGCAAGGAGACCACGCAGGATGTGACCACCCTCGAGGACTTCAATGTGCTGGCGAAGCTCCGCGAGAGCGAAGAGTGA
- the alaS gene encoding alanine--tRNA ligase: protein MRSAADIRKTFLDYFAKHAGHAVVPSSPVVPHDDPTLLFTNAGMNQFKDVFLGRGTRSYVRAVDTQKCIRAGGKHNDLEDVGRDAYHHTFFEMLGNWSFGDYFKKESIEWAWDLLTRVYEIPKERLYATYFGGDTKAGLEPDEEAKALWLKFLPASHVLPGNMKDNFWEMGETGPCGPCSEIHFDRIGGRDAAALVNSGDPDVLEIWNLVFIQFNRESGGKLTPLPAKHVDTGMGLERLVSVLQGKRSNYETDLWTPLFQAIQTATGAKPYGNTLDDPADIAYRVAADHVRCLCSAIADGAAPGSEGRNYVLRRILRRAARMGHQHLGARGPYLHQVVPAVCQSLGEVFPELRQQQKRLTEVIRDEEVAFGKTLERGIELFEAAATVARTKGDVISAEDAFRLHDSMGFPVDLTQVMAQERSLTVDIAGYQKLMERARETSRAGTQDEARITLTPDAIAKLQTLHVAHTDEAPKYLGRPVTSRVAAIWDGRHLQEKLEAGVTAAIIVKRTSFYAESGGQISDTGIIVAEHALGARKTSIEDNDEFTGGVLSAATGGVSHNSDRVNAVEFEVKDVFNEAGYVLHLGHVKHGEIHRGDSVIMDLKRPRRHLIAAHHTSTHLLNWALRETLGDEVQQRGSLVADDRLRFDFSYPRGMTGEEIVRVEKLVREHIARNSVVNAANAPLDQAKNIAGVRAVFGEKYPDPVRVVSIGATVDALLADPANAKWRGCSVEFCGGTHLASCREAHDFAIMGEGALSTGVRRITALAGVAATAAIQATESLRARIEQASTLQGAALAEEVSAIGQLMQSLPLVHSQRPALNTAMDALREKAKSARREGEASSREAAVARMRSLLESHMGGPLVARLDHADPPALLAALDAAKAKAPETATLVASPDAEAGKVSIAARVPASLIAKGLKAGDWVKIAAQACGGSGGGKPDMAQAGGKDASRLGEALDAALAHASKFA from the coding sequence ATGCGAAGCGCCGCCGACATCCGGAAAACTTTTCTCGACTACTTCGCCAAGCACGCGGGGCACGCGGTGGTGCCCTCGAGCCCGGTCGTGCCGCACGACGATCCGACGCTGCTCTTCACCAACGCGGGGATGAACCAGTTCAAGGATGTCTTCCTGGGCCGCGGCACGCGCTCCTACGTCCGCGCCGTCGACACGCAGAAGTGCATCCGCGCCGGCGGCAAGCACAACGACCTGGAGGACGTGGGCCGCGACGCCTATCACCACACCTTCTTCGAGATGCTGGGCAATTGGTCCTTCGGTGACTACTTCAAGAAGGAGTCGATCGAGTGGGCGTGGGATCTGCTGACGCGGGTCTATGAAATTCCCAAGGAGCGCCTCTACGCCACCTACTTCGGCGGCGACACGAAGGCGGGCCTGGAGCCGGATGAGGAAGCCAAGGCGCTGTGGTTGAAATTTTTGCCGGCCTCGCATGTTTTGCCCGGCAACATGAAGGACAACTTCTGGGAGATGGGCGAGACGGGCCCCTGCGGACCCTGCAGCGAAATCCATTTCGATCGCATCGGCGGGCGCGACGCGGCGGCGCTGGTGAACTCGGGCGATCCCGATGTGCTTGAAATCTGGAACCTGGTCTTCATCCAGTTCAACCGCGAGAGCGGCGGCAAGCTCACCCCGCTTCCCGCCAAGCACGTGGACACGGGCATGGGGCTGGAGCGGCTGGTGTCGGTGCTGCAGGGCAAGCGTTCGAACTACGAAACCGACCTGTGGACGCCGCTCTTCCAGGCGATTCAGACCGCGACCGGCGCCAAGCCCTACGGCAACACGCTCGACGATCCCGCCGACATCGCCTACCGCGTGGCCGCGGATCACGTGCGCTGCCTTTGCAGCGCGATCGCCGACGGCGCCGCGCCGGGCAGTGAGGGGCGCAACTATGTGCTGCGCCGGATTCTTCGCCGCGCTGCGCGGATGGGCCACCAGCACCTTGGCGCGCGCGGACCCTATCTGCACCAAGTGGTGCCGGCGGTCTGCCAGTCGCTGGGTGAAGTCTTCCCCGAGTTGCGTCAGCAGCAGAAGCGCCTGACCGAGGTCATCCGCGACGAGGAGGTCGCCTTTGGCAAGACTCTCGAGCGCGGCATCGAGCTCTTCGAGGCGGCGGCGACCGTGGCGCGGACCAAGGGCGATGTCATTTCCGCGGAGGACGCCTTCCGACTGCACGACTCGATGGGATTTCCGGTCGACCTGACCCAGGTGATGGCCCAGGAGCGATCGCTCACCGTGGACATCGCGGGCTACCAGAAGCTGATGGAGCGGGCCCGCGAGACCAGCCGCGCGGGCACACAGGACGAGGCCCGCATCACGCTGACGCCGGACGCCATCGCGAAATTGCAGACGCTGCATGTTGCGCACACCGACGAGGCCCCGAAGTACCTCGGTCGGCCGGTCACCAGCCGCGTGGCGGCGATCTGGGATGGCCGCCACCTGCAGGAAAAGCTCGAAGCCGGCGTCACCGCGGCGATCATCGTGAAAAGAACCAGCTTCTATGCCGAAAGCGGCGGACAGATTTCCGACACTGGCATCATCGTGGCGGAGCATGCCCTGGGCGCCCGCAAGACGTCCATCGAGGACAACGACGAGTTCACCGGCGGCGTGCTTTCGGCGGCCACCGGCGGGGTGAGCCACAACAGCGACCGGGTCAACGCCGTCGAGTTCGAGGTGAAGGATGTCTTCAACGAGGCGGGCTACGTGCTGCACCTGGGACACGTCAAGCATGGCGAGATCCACCGCGGCGACTCGGTGATCATGGACTTGAAGCGGCCGCGGCGCCACCTGATCGCGGCGCACCACACGTCGACGCACCTGCTGAACTGGGCACTGCGCGAAACGCTGGGCGACGAGGTGCAGCAGCGCGGCAGCCTGGTGGCGGACGACCGTCTGCGCTTCGACTTCTCCTATCCGCGCGGCATGACCGGCGAAGAAATCGTTCGCGTCGAGAAGCTGGTGCGCGAGCACATCGCCCGCAACAGCGTGGTCAACGCGGCCAACGCGCCGCTGGATCAGGCGAAGAACATCGCGGGGGTCCGCGCCGTCTTCGGCGAGAAGTACCCCGACCCGGTGCGCGTGGTCTCCATCGGCGCCACCGTGGACGCTTTGCTGGCCGATCCCGCCAACGCCAAGTGGCGCGGTTGCAGCGTGGAATTCTGCGGCGGCACGCACCTGGCCTCCTGCCGCGAGGCCCACGATTTCGCCATCATGGGCGAGGGCGCGCTGAGCACCGGCGTGCGCCGCATCACCGCGCTGGCGGGCGTGGCTGCCACCGCCGCGATCCAGGCGACCGAATCGTTGCGAGCCCGCATCGAGCAGGCTTCGACGCTGCAAGGTGCGGCTCTCGCCGAGGAAGTTTCCGCGATTGGACAGTTGATGCAGTCGCTGCCGCTGGTCCACTCCCAGCGGCCCGCGCTGAACACCGCGATGGACGCGCTGCGCGAGAAGGCCAAGAGCGCCCGCCGCGAAGGCGAGGCTTCCAGCCGCGAAGCCGCCGTGGCCCGCATGCGGTCGCTGCTCGAATCGCACATGGGCGGGCCGCTGGTGGCTCGCCTTGATCACGCGGATCCACCCGCCCTGCTCGCCGCGCTGGATGCGGCGAAAGCCAAGGCGCCGGAGACCGCGACGCTCGTCGCTTCGCCCGATGCGGAAGCGGGAAAAGTTTCCATCGCCGCCCGCGTGCCGGCTTCGCTCATCGCCAAGGGCCTCAAGGCGGGCGACTGGGTGAAGATCGCGGCGCAAGCCTGCGGTGGCAGCGGCGGCGGCAAGCCCGACATGGCCCAGGCCGGCGGCAAGGACGCGTCGCGACTGGGCGAGGCTCTCGACGCCGCGCTGGCCCACGCCTCGAAGTTCGCCTGA
- the tpiA gene encoding triose-phosphate isomerase: MAQHDSKRLFVGGNWKMNGTREAAGRLAGEIAAAFEPMAASVDAAIFPPFPYLQQVGEIIRGSGVLLGAQQVSAEANGAFTGQVSAEMLIDLGVQIVIIGHSECRQLLNEPDSLIGEKVSMAVSSGLSVMLCVGETWEERQAGQAESVCRRQITAALKGIHTDHLGSILIAYEPIWAIGTGRSASPQDASTSHASLRKDIRDLYDPSLAAAARILYGGSVNPANATSLFSQPEIQGALVGGASLKAADFASILRGASQAASSRRS, translated from the coding sequence ATGGCGCAGCACGATTCCAAGCGGCTCTTTGTGGGCGGCAACTGGAAAATGAATGGAACCCGGGAGGCGGCCGGCCGGTTGGCGGGGGAGATCGCCGCCGCTTTCGAGCCCATGGCGGCTTCGGTGGACGCGGCCATCTTTCCGCCTTTCCCCTACCTGCAGCAGGTCGGCGAGATCATCCGGGGCAGTGGAGTGCTGCTTGGGGCGCAGCAGGTCAGTGCCGAGGCCAATGGAGCCTTCACCGGCCAGGTGAGTGCCGAAATGTTGATCGACTTGGGGGTCCAGATAGTAATTATAGGACATTCGGAATGTCGCCAGCTCCTCAATGAGCCAGATTCCCTGATCGGCGAGAAAGTCTCCATGGCGGTTTCCTCCGGGCTCTCAGTGATGCTCTGCGTGGGGGAGACCTGGGAGGAGCGTCAGGCCGGCCAAGCCGAAAGCGTCTGTAGACGCCAGATTACGGCGGCTTTGAAGGGGATCCACACGGACCACCTCGGCTCGATCCTGATCGCCTACGAGCCGATCTGGGCAATCGGCACCGGGCGTTCGGCAAGCCCCCAGGATGCCTCCACAAGCCACGCGTCGCTGCGGAAAGACATCCGGGATCTGTATGATCCTTCGCTCGCTGCAGCGGCCCGAATCCTTTATGGAGGATCGGTGAATCCCGCGAATGCGACCTCCCTTTTTTCGCAACCTGAAATCCAGGGAGCGCTGGTCGGGGGTGCCAGTTTGAAGGCGGCGGACTTTGCCTCGATTCTTCGAGGCGCATCACAGGCGGCATCAAGCCGCCGCAGTTAG
- the secG gene encoding preprotein translocase subunit SecG, whose translation MSVFFTVLTFLFILISVALVLVILVQRPQGGGLSSAFGGGGGTDTAFGGRTGDALTVGTVSVFAVYLLLAMALNIFNPQTTMSSLVPGSASTTTEQAPANSTTPASPTDPGSTPIPAATLPMRPVTMPPGANPAGNPATQPTTAPATPPATAPATAPASTTPPPSTAPSAPPAGAPASTPPANPEKPRQS comes from the coding sequence ATGAGCGTCTTCTTCACCGTCTTGACCTTTCTCTTCATCCTGATCAGCGTGGCGCTGGTGCTGGTCATTCTTGTGCAGCGGCCCCAGGGCGGCGGACTCTCCAGCGCCTTCGGCGGCGGCGGCGGAACCGATACGGCCTTCGGCGGACGGACCGGCGACGCACTGACGGTCGGCACGGTCTCGGTCTTCGCCGTCTATCTGCTGCTGGCGATGGCGCTGAACATCTTCAATCCGCAGACCACGATGTCTTCGCTCGTGCCCGGCAGCGCATCGACCACGACCGAGCAGGCTCCGGCCAATTCAACCACTCCGGCAAGTCCGACCGATCCCGGCAGCACTCCCATTCCCGCGGCGACGCTTCCGATGCGACCGGTCACCATGCCACCGGGAGCGAATCCCGCAGGCAATCCTGCGACGCAACCGACGACCGCGCCTGCGACGCCACCCGCGACCGCTCCGGCCACGGCGCCTGCGTCGACAACGCCTCCGCCGAGCACCGCGCCATCGGCTCCGCCCGCCGGCGCTCCGGCCTCCACGCCGCCCGCAAATCCCGAGAAGCCTCGGCAATCATGA